The Salinirubellus salinus genome segment GGCCGACAGGCGCCCGAGGAGTTCGCGGACCTGCAGGACATCAGGGAGGCGTTCGAACAGTGACGGACGAGTCGGCCGACGCGATCCTCGAGGAACTGTTCGCCGTCATCGAGTCCCGGAAGGCGGACCTCCCGGAGGGCTCGTACACCGCCTCGCTGTTCACCCACGAGAAGGGCGAGAACAGGGTGCTGGAGAAACTCGGCGAGGAGGCGACCGAGACCATCCTCGCGGCGAAGGACGACGACCACGAGGAACTCGCGGCGGAGTCGGCCGACCTCGTCTACCACCTGCTCGTCCTGCTGTCGATGAAGGGGATGGACCTCGCGGACCTGCGCGAGGAACTGGCGGCGCGTCGTTAGCCCCAGCGCCACGCCAGCCCTATCGCACCGCCTGCAAGCAGACTCTCGACGGCGACGACACCACCGAATCCGAACAGGAGCACCACGGAGAGGCCGAACCCCGGAGCCACGCGCTCCGGCGGCGCGAACGTGAGCCACGCGAACAGCCCCGCCCACACCAGCACCGCACAGCACACCCCCACGAGCAGCCCGTGGACCAGCCCGCCCCGGAGGCCGGGCGCGCCGAAGACGCCCGCCACGACGCCGGGGGCGCCGCCCGCGAGGACGACGAGGACGGGGTCGGTGACCAGCGCCCACGTGACGCTCCCGACGAACGCGACCAGCCCGAAGCCGACGGCACGGAGGGACACCATCGAGCGGTCTGCGTCCCCCGCCCGCAAAAAGGTCAGTCCGTCTCAGTCCTGCTTCTCGAACCGGTAGCGGACCACGGTACTGGAGTCGTCCCACTCGAAGTTGCCGCCGTGGACCTTCACCATCCGTTGCTTGTACGCCGCCAGCGACTCGCTCCCCTCGCGGCGGGCGTCCTCGTCGGTCATGTCGCCGAGGGTGCGGTCGTCGACGCTCGTCACCTCGAACGTCGTCCCGTCCACCTCGAAGGTGTCGCCCTCGTCGGCGTAGTGCTGGCTCGCGCCGCGGTGGATCTGGCTCACCTCGCCGGAGAGGGCCATCTGCTGGACGCGGTCGTTCGGCAGGAGCTCCGAGGCGTCTATCTCTGCCATACCAGGTGTTGGACCGCGAGGCGCATAAATCCGGGTCAGCCGGAAGGTGTGGTGGTCGACGTGTCGCTCGGGACCCGGGTCGGGGTCGGCCGGGGCGTCTCGGGTTCGCGCTGTTCGACCACCACCACGTAGCGCGTCGGGCGTTCGGCCTCGCTCTCGACGTCGACCGTGGTGCTCACGTCCACCTCGGTACCGGCCGGCTTCGGGTCGAGGAACGGCTTCGTGTAGCGGTTCAGCGCCTCGTAGCTGTCGCCCGCGTACACCCGCCACGTGACGGTGACCGACTCGACCTCGGCGGTCGTCGTCACCCGCCCGCGAATCTTCACGACGCCGGCGTCCTCGGCGTAGGTTGCCCAGAGGTGCTCGTACTCGGCGGTGCTCCCGGTAGCCACCTCCCAGTCGACGGTGTAGGCTGGCGTGGGCGAGACGGTGGGCGTCGGCGAGTCGGTCACCGTCCGGGCCGGCGTTCCGGTGACGGTCGCCGTCGGCTCTGCCGTGTCATCGGGGGCCGGCGTCTCGTCGCTTCCGCTGAGTGCTGAACAGCCGGCGAGGGCCGCGAGCGACCCCGCCCCGAGTGCCAACAGCCGTCGTCTGGAG includes the following:
- the hisE gene encoding phosphoribosyl-ATP diphosphatase, which produces MTDESADAILEELFAVIESRKADLPEGSYTASLFTHEKGENRVLEKLGEEATETILAAKDDDHEELAAESADLVYHLLVLLSMKGMDLADLREELAARR
- a CDS encoding ASCH domain-containing protein, coding for MAEIDASELLPNDRVQQMALSGEVSQIHRGASQHYADEGDTFEVDGTTFEVTSVDDRTLGDMTDEDARREGSESLAAYKQRMVKVHGGNFEWDDSSTVVRYRFEKQD